The following is a genomic window from SAR86 cluster bacterium.
CCAATTATTGGTTTTTTTTCAAAAACATATTTAAATCCGAGTATTATTTCAAGAGACTTTATAGTTATGGCTTTATTTACGGCATTGTTTTTTTTAATAGCATTGAATTACTCTTCTAAAAAATTTGATCTAAGGATAATTAGATTTATAGGATCTTTATTTGTAGGATCTTATTTATTATATATTTTAATACTTAGTAACACTCTCTAATCTCTTATTAAAATATAAAATTAATATACCAATTACAAATGTGCATATCTCAAATATAAAAAATGCATTATAAAATGAAGGTGTGGTAGGCAATAGAGAAAATAAAACTCTACCTAAAGCAATAGACCCTACAAGAAAAATAACAAATTTAATAAAAAAGATACCAATAGATTTTTTAAAAATACCAATCAAGAATCCTACTCCCAGACAAAGATTTAAACCCCCGTATAGGCCAGCAATTTCACTATATCCAATTTCTGAGGCAATATTTAAACCAACTGCTTCTAAAAAAGAAGGCAAGTCCATCTCAAGGGCTCCAAAAACTGGATCTAATATAGCCCAAATTCCAATTGGTAGATAAACTAAAAACATAGCGAATAAGAACAATCTATTGATCCAAATCATTGTATTATCCCTTTTAAGTATTATTATTATGATTTAACACTACAATATAAAAAAATTTATTATTTGTAAATTCATATGACAAAAGCTTTAAAAAAAATCTTTAAGCTATTTTCTTGTTTGGCTATTACATTAAATATTAATTCTCAGTCAATTAAACTGAATGATGCAGATATTCTTACTAATCCACTTCCGCTTCCATACAATGCAGAAATATATAACACATCTGATTTAGATAATTTTATCGATTCATCAATTGATTCGCAAAAACAACCAATAATTATCTTTGGGGCTAATTGGTGTCCAGATTGCCGTATTTTTTCTGGCACAATTGAGATTAATTCAGTAAAGAAATTTACTGATAAGAACTTCAATATTATGTATATAGATGTTGGCAGGTATGATAAAAATATGAATTTAATTGAGTATTTTGATATACCTCCTTCGGAGGGAATACCAAGAATTTTAGTGTTTAATTTAAACAGAGAAATAATAAATAACTCCACTACTACTGAGTGGAGAACAGCCAGAGATAGAACATCTCAAGAGATTTTTAATTTTTTTCAAATAATGGCTAAAAACTAAGAGTATTATTCAAACTGTTTATCTGCACTTGAAAATATTAAATAATAAGTTCCGCCAAATACTAGAACGCTGCTACAAATAAAAAATATAAGGTTCCATGAGTTAGTCAATTCTAAGATAAATCCAGCAGCTATTGGACTTAAAATAGCTGCAATCATCGCAAGACTTCCTGAGATTCCTACTAGTGATCCAGTATATTTAGGACCCAAATCTGCGTGATTTACGCCAAAACCGCCAGCTGCTATTCCGCTACAAATGTTTGTCAAACATAATAATAATATTATTAACAAAATTGATTCTTGAAAAGGAATAATAGTCAAACATATTGCAGAACCAAAAAAGCCGATTGTATTTACTGACCTTCTTACCTTTATAATTTTGAAACCATTTTTGATTAGGCTGTCAGCTAAAAAACCCCCACAAATTAATGAAAAAACTGAAACAATGCTTGGAATTAAAATTAGTAAAATAAAAGTTCCAGAATCTAAATCAATCCCAAGCCCTCCAGATAATTCAGAAGCATTAACGTATTTTGGTAGATATGACAAAAAAGTGTACAAAGACCAGTTATTGCAAAAAGTAGCAATGACAATTGCAATAAAAGGTCCATTTTTAATTAAATCATAAAAAGGTACTGATTTTGCAGCAGAGCTTGCAGGAGCCTCTCTTTGAATTAAATCAAGTTCATATTTAGTTATTTTTTTATGATCTTCTGGATATGAAGTAACTAATTTTTGCCAGAAAAAAAACCAGAAAACACCTAAAGCACCAAACGAATAAAATACCCATTCCCATGAGTAATTCTCCATAATCAAGGCTGCTACAACTAAACCAAATACTGTACCAACTGCTATGCCACTATTGGTAACTGCAATTGTTCTTGTTCTTTCATTAAAAGGTATCCATCTTGCGTATAAAGAATGCCATGATGGAAATGTGATACCCTCACCTAGTCCCATTAATATTCTAATAAAAATTAAAAGAAAAAAGCCACTGTAAGCAAATGCTGGTGTAATAATTGTAAAAAATGACCAAAGAAGAAGTCCGTAGGCTAAAACTCTTTTACCTCCATATTTATCAGCTAAATATCCTCCCACTGTCATTGAAATCATGTAGCCTATATAGAAAGAACTCAAAATAAGTCCAACCTGTGATTCGCTCCAACCGAATTGTTCTTGCATAGGAATAATAGTTACTGAAATGTTAACTCTGTCTATGTAACAAATAAAAACAGCCAAAAATGACATAAAAACAACTCTGAATCTAATTGGTAATGACATTTAGCTATCTTATCTTTGTCAGTCGTTTTTTGAGAATGTTTAATTCAAGATTTTTTGGAGAACCTAGTGAATAATTTTTAGATTTAACTGTGTTAATTTTTTTGTCAACTGGATTATTTTTTACAAGATCATATGCATCTCTAAAAGACATACCGGTAGCAACATATTCGTATACTTTATCAGTCATCATCATATCCTCATTGATGTATTTGCTTGAATTTGTTTTATTTACTTTAATTGATTTAAGAATATCTGGAATTATAGATAATGTTTGAAAACATATAATAAAAGAAGAAACTAAACTTCTTTTGGTGAGTTGAAGATCTCTGTGATAACCACTTGGTAATGATAATAGGTTTTCTAATTCAGAGGATAAACCTGCAAGAATTGAATAGTTAGCTCTAATTATCTCTATAACATCAGGGTTACTTTTATTTGGCATTATTGATGATCCAGTTGAATATTTATTATCAATTGACAATAAATTAAACTCTTGAGACAAAAACAAACTCATATCCCATGCAAATTTTCTCAAATCAAGCATAGGTTGTTTAAGAGTATTTATTATTTGCATTTCATATTTACCTCTACTATTTTGAGCATAGAGACTATTTATTTGTATTCGATTGAAACCTAAATCTTTAGTGGTCTTTTTTCTATCAAGTGGCAAGGCGACACCAT
Proteins encoded in this region:
- the argH gene encoding argininosuccinate lyase, producing MNKKIWNTKNIKSSKEIDLFLSSDDIELDKYIFVHDIDGTIAHVKSLRSIDILKASEESKILKKLKELKLNYINGSFKLSNKYEDCHSAIEIFLIKELGDIGKKIHTGRSRNDQVLVATRLFAKEQLINIKNQNKLIASKFLTLAFKHEKIPMPGYTHIQRAMPSSWGLWFASFAESFIDNIDLIIKTIDWIDSNPLGTAAGYGVALPLDRKKTTKDLGFNRIQINSLYAQNSRGKYEMQIINTLKQPMLDLRKFAWDMSLFLSQEFNLLSIDNKYSTGSSIMPNKSNPDVIEIIRANYSILAGLSSELENLLSLPSGYHRDLQLTKRSLVSSFIICFQTLSIIPDILKSIKVNKTNSSKYINEDMMMTDKVYEYVATGMSFRDAYDLVKNNPVDKKINTVKSKNYSLGSPKNLELNILKKRLTKIR
- a CDS encoding MFS transporter — encoded protein: MSLPIRFRVVFMSFLAVFICYIDRVNISVTIIPMQEQFGWSESQVGLILSSFYIGYMISMTVGGYLADKYGGKRVLAYGLLLWSFFTIITPAFAYSGFFLLIFIRILMGLGEGITFPSWHSLYARWIPFNERTRTIAVTNSGIAVGTVFGLVVAALIMENYSWEWVFYSFGALGVFWFFFWQKLVTSYPEDHKKITKYELDLIQREAPASSAAKSVPFYDLIKNGPFIAIVIATFCNNWSLYTFLSYLPKYVNASELSGGLGIDLDSGTFILLILIPSIVSVFSLICGGFLADSLIKNGFKIIKVRRSVNTIGFFGSAICLTIIPFQESILLIILLLCLTNICSGIAAGGFGVNHADLGPKYTGSLVGISGSLAMIAAILSPIAAGFILELTNSWNLIFFICSSVLVFGGTYYLIFSSADKQFE
- a CDS encoding thioredoxin family protein; the protein is MTKALKKIFKLFSCLAITLNINSQSIKLNDADILTNPLPLPYNAEIYNTSDLDNFIDSSIDSQKQPIIIFGANWCPDCRIFSGTIEINSVKKFTDKNFNIMYIDVGRYDKNMNLIEYFDIPPSEGIPRILVFNLNREIINNSTTTEWRTARDRTSQEIFNFFQIMAKN